In one Sphingobacterium daejeonense genomic region, the following are encoded:
- a CDS encoding HmuY family protein, whose protein sequence is MMKNQKTITKDNQSNVRRYLLYSALVGFLMIIYSCGKEKDDPLPSLDDGVSVVIRDLPGDTEASMAEGVEGKVKRPFHTFLFNFKDKRQIWIKNKADSLRWLKTLAWDIAFTGPYNSELFVNNAKDKFNPGYEGPATNTGVVLVRQAYHLVNEAPSDEEFEKSTVSKIGWASNEYSDGWFLYSLKTHLAIPLPNRTYVIKLQDGKFAKLQIVNSYKGNPQAVTNMKWPAPYYTFRYYVQEDGSRNLNTSGRR, encoded by the coding sequence ATGATGAAGAATCAAAAAACCATAACAAAAGATAACCAATCAAATGTCCGAAGATACCTCCTATATTCTGCACTCGTCGGATTTCTCATGATCATATATTCCTGTGGAAAAGAAAAAGACGATCCGCTTCCGAGTTTGGATGATGGTGTCAGTGTGGTAATCAGAGATTTGCCAGGAGATACTGAGGCATCGATGGCTGAAGGAGTTGAAGGGAAAGTCAAAAGACCATTTCATACTTTTTTGTTCAATTTTAAAGATAAAAGACAGATCTGGATAAAGAATAAAGCAGATTCTCTCAGATGGCTAAAGACATTGGCTTGGGATATCGCATTTACAGGACCGTACAATTCTGAGTTGTTCGTTAATAATGCCAAAGATAAATTCAATCCAGGATATGAAGGGCCAGCTACAAATACAGGAGTAGTATTAGTCCGCCAAGCTTACCATCTTGTAAATGAAGCCCCCTCAGATGAGGAATTTGAAAAAAGCACTGTTTCAAAAATAGGATGGGCTTCCAATGAATATTCAGATGGATGGTTTCTATATAGCCTCAAAACACATTTAGCTATACCACTACCCAATAGAACCTATGTAATCAAACTTCAGGACGGGAAATTTGCAAAGCTGCAGATTGTAAATTCTTACAAGGGAAACCCACAAGCAGTAACCAATATGAAATGGCCTGCTCCTTATTACACTTTTCGTTACTACGTTCAAGAAGATGGAAGTAGAAATTTGAATACGAGCGGCCGTCGGTAA
- a CDS encoding TonB-dependent receptor domain-containing protein — MEENREISSRNLYMINLVADNLKAETSISSNAGLHWDPNPNIHVELTAFYHRINNQINTISVANGTEISQIYSYRNLPKAMNRGFETSFSYSIKRNLHVSLGYQFLEAKDLSVLDSIAAGKFPYNQINNPYTSEFRQSRKSDYWGIEDRSRHMFNIKGSYEYEPWQLNLNVRASIRGKYPFQEINGNQFIDQYDAFVPAHTLLNFAVEKPFFNKQLTFRFMVDNAMGFTHRYMLGQPGRMYLAGLSYRWIKKEK; from the coding sequence ATGGAAGAAAACAGAGAAATCAGTTCCCGAAATCTATATATGATCAATCTCGTGGCTGATAATTTGAAAGCTGAGACTAGTATTTCGAGTAATGCTGGTCTTCATTGGGATCCCAATCCAAATATACACGTTGAACTTACTGCTTTTTACCATAGAATCAATAATCAAATCAACACCATCAGTGTAGCCAATGGGACGGAAATATCGCAGATATACAGTTATAGAAATTTGCCAAAAGCCATGAACCGAGGTTTTGAAACCTCTTTTAGTTATAGCATTAAAAGGAACCTCCATGTATCTCTAGGATATCAATTTTTGGAAGCTAAGGATTTAAGTGTTTTAGATAGTATAGCTGCTGGAAAGTTTCCTTATAACCAAATCAACAATCCCTATACTTCAGAATTTCGGCAATCTAGGAAGTCAGATTATTGGGGAATTGAGGACAGATCCAGGCACATGTTCAATATCAAAGGAAGCTATGAATATGAGCCTTGGCAATTGAATTTGAATGTCAGAGCCAGTATACGTGGTAAATATCCCTTCCAAGAAATTAATGGTAATCAATTTATCGATCAATATGATGCTTTTGTTCCTGCTCATACCCTACTCAATTTTGCAGTGGAAAAGCCATTCTTCAACAAGCAATTGACCTTCAGATTTATGGTTGATAATGCTATGGGTTTTACTCACCGATATATGCTTGGGCAACCGGGCAGAATGTATTTGGCAGGATTAAGTTATAGATGGATAAAGAAAGAAAAATAG
- a CDS encoding TonB-dependent receptor codes for MTLSTSSSAQKGWKIDGLVVDSNQRPVANVNLHISPNSRSVSTDNKGYFVFENLKSGEYKIAVSLQGFERLTDSVEIKRNNLKKTYILTPSLSAIDEVKVEGKIPSVDNLIDVSRAAMPVKMVSKREIELMGSRRLDEVLKEQTGVAIINDMASGSRAVGVQIQGFNSNYVIVLVDGQPMLGRNSGNFDLSRISVTNIERIEIIKGASSSLYGSDALGGAINIITRQRSSTPQLQASLLYGTLNTVDATLEVESPYHNKRGSIVLSGNYYRTDGFNTDKEFLSSKSTTFPPYDNYSFQGRTRYKINSKGTFGATGRLAYRTSTMQTSWAEENTLKDKQEDYDLNLSANYDHQINAKLRSMTRYYFSRFHNQMKVEWMSQGVMAGQEEFGQRVHRIEEQMSYRVNQGLDFIGGLGASFEIMDNQDLDASRSLNSIFGYLQGQWKPIEPLKTTLGLRYDNSNLYQGQLSPSFGMEYNLAPGLIAKAGVGAGFKAPDYKMLYQVFYNPAADYLIIGQIGCMKYWIRWKKTEKSVPEIYI; via the coding sequence GGTTTAGTTGTTGACAGTAACCAAAGACCTGTTGCAAATGTTAATCTACATATTTCTCCAAATTCAAGGTCGGTATCTACTGATAACAAAGGTTACTTTGTTTTTGAGAATCTTAAATCTGGCGAATATAAAATTGCTGTATCACTTCAAGGATTTGAGAGACTGACGGACAGCGTTGAAATCAAACGTAACAACCTCAAGAAAACTTATATTCTCACACCTAGTCTATCAGCGATTGATGAAGTAAAGGTTGAAGGAAAGATACCCTCAGTAGACAATTTAATAGATGTGAGTCGGGCTGCCATGCCAGTAAAAATGGTCAGTAAGCGGGAAATCGAATTGATGGGCAGCAGGCGTTTGGATGAGGTGCTGAAAGAACAAACAGGAGTTGCCATCATAAATGATATGGCTAGTGGATCAAGAGCTGTGGGTGTGCAAATACAAGGGTTTAACAGCAACTATGTCATCGTATTGGTAGATGGTCAACCTATGTTAGGGAGAAATAGTGGAAACTTTGATCTTTCGAGAATATCGGTTACCAATATAGAAAGAATTGAAATCATCAAAGGAGCATCTTCCAGTTTATATGGTTCAGATGCTTTGGGTGGTGCTATAAATATTATTACACGACAAAGGTCTTCCACCCCTCAATTACAAGCTAGTTTATTATATGGGACCCTAAATACAGTGGATGCAACGTTGGAGGTCGAAAGTCCCTATCATAATAAAAGAGGCTCAATTGTACTTTCTGGAAACTATTATCGAACTGATGGATTCAATACCGACAAGGAATTTCTATCGAGTAAAAGTACCACCTTTCCACCATATGATAATTATAGTTTCCAAGGCCGGACACGGTATAAAATTAATAGCAAAGGTACCTTTGGTGCTACTGGTAGATTAGCTTATCGGACTTCGACCATGCAAACTTCATGGGCTGAAGAAAATACATTGAAGGACAAACAGGAGGACTATGATTTAAATCTTTCAGCCAATTATGACCATCAAATCAATGCTAAACTTCGGAGCATGACTCGATATTATTTTTCAAGATTCCACAATCAGATGAAGGTCGAATGGATGAGTCAAGGTGTTATGGCAGGGCAAGAGGAATTTGGCCAACGTGTGCACCGCATTGAAGAACAAATGTCTTACCGAGTCAATCAAGGTTTAGACTTTATAGGAGGATTAGGTGCCAGTTTTGAAATTATGGATAATCAGGACTTGGATGCATCGAGGTCTTTGAACTCCATTTTCGGATACTTGCAAGGTCAATGGAAACCTATAGAACCATTAAAAACTACACTGGGTTTAAGATATGACAATAGCAACTTATATCAAGGCCAACTGAGTCCAAGTTTCGGGATGGAATATAATCTAGCTCCTGGCTTGATTGCCAAAGCCGGTGTTGGTGCCGGCTTTAAAGCTCCAGACTATAAAATGCTTTATCAAGTATTCTACAATCCTGCAGCCGACTATTTAATTATCGGGCAAATCGGGTGCATGAAATATTGGATCAGATGGAAGAAAACAGAGAAATCAGTTCCCGAAATCTATATATGA